The proteins below come from a single Mya arenaria isolate MELC-2E11 chromosome 6, ASM2691426v1 genomic window:
- the LOC128238616 gene encoding uncharacterized protein LOC128238616: protein MLKHRVSNAGQHGAAAAAAKTALGNQTQPPPNSKVASDPMPPFQPTGCSSDTMPGHPQIGHVSNMEPGHNPTGQASKTIPGHTPIGYASNTTQGHNPIGHASNTVSGHSLAYSTARGTVSGHTTGNSQTYSASGTESGQSQAYDISNASARNEFATPVHTTSNTGRIPVLQNSNDYSSGYHVSSQMCNSGNEGIQNASGVGEYQQQYNTKYAYPEQVGDANLGQEQSATGQNISVANQSKVPLIITTASTAKEGVRIIDEKYDSLGHLSASPTKSPLGSPLSDGGQFSFTDIVMSQKFRDGVNEQDLLQVDTFYRSHKSEVFVCGCLANLYFGSTKASVSNDQWSFSSTGIPLLLLNSGEHHRERKLFIILAEKGTGFTLWRDVIDNLTSYKTPNVNFHTMHLSKDHTKLAGLSFDDAGKAKEFYGHLEKLTADPDDDLLKIGGSKKKKSVKDKKKKIKLPKKTEISQPCCFVHVTKLDRPVSESDLTTHTKGTSNEISAPFNFQHVTGTPGNEPHSLSGSLPNIMGSKLTLTSTNSIDSGLSDDRTSSRTSKS from the coding sequence ATGCTAAAACACAGAGTTTCAAATGCTGGTCAACACGGCGCAGCGGCTGCCGCCGCCAAAACCGCCCTTGGAAACCAAACACAGCCACCCCCAAACAGCAAAGTCGCTAGCGATCCTATGCCTCCATTCCAACCAACTGGGTGTTCTAGTGACACGATGCCGGGACATCCTCAGATAGGCCACGTTAGCAATATGGAACCGGGACACAACCCAACAGGTCAGGCTAGCAAAACGATTCCGGGACATACTCCGATTGGTTATGCTAGCAATACGACGCAGGGACACAATCCGATAGGTCACGCTAGCAATACGGTATCGGGACACAGTTTGGCATATAGCACTGCTCGCGGAACAGTATCGGGACACACTACGGGAAATAGCCAAACGTACAGTGCTAGCGGTACGGAGTCGGGACAATCTCAAGCTTACGATATAAGTAATGCGTCTGCCCGAAATGAATTCGCAACACCGGTGCACACCACCAGTAACACCGGACGGATACCGGTGTTACAAAATTCCAATGACTACAGCAGTGGTTATCATGTGTCATCACAAATGTGCAATAGCGGTAACGAAGGaattcaaaatgcttcaggCGTAGGAgaatatcaacaacaatacaataCCAAATATGCCTATCCGGAACAAGTTGGCGATGCTAATTTAGGTCAGGAACAGAGTGCAACTGGACAAAATATAAGCGTGGCAAATCAGTCAAAAGTGCCTTTGATTATAACAACGGCGTCCACTGCTAAAGAGGGTGTTCGAATCATAGATGAGAAGTATGACTCATTGGGACATCTATCGGCGAGTCCAACAAAATCTCCCCTGGGGTCACCGTTGAGCGATGGTGGGCAATTTTCGTTCACTGATATTGTCATGTCACAAAAATTCCGCGACGGAGTGAATGAACAAGATTTACTGCAGGTGGATACGTTTTACAGAAGTCACAAGTCTGAAGTGTTCGTCTGTGGGTGCCTAGCAAATCTGTATTTTGGTTCTACGAAAGCCTCGGTTTCCAATGATCAGTGGTCATTTTCGTCAACAGGAATCCCGTTACTTTTATTAAACTCTGGGGAACACCATAGAGAAAGAAAGCTCTTTATCATACTGGCTGAAAAGGGAACGGGGTTTACTTTATGGCGAGATGTTATTGATAACCTCACCAGTTATAAAACACCAAATGTAAACTTCCATACAATGCATCTTTCAAAAGACCACACGAAACTTGCTGGACTTAGTTTCGATGACGCTGGTAAAGCAAAAGAGTTTTATGGTCACCTAGAAAAGCTCACGGCAGACCCTGATGACGATTTGTTGAAAATTGGTGGGTCGAAGAAGAAGAAATCTGTTAAAGATAAGAAGAAGAAAATTAAACTACCTAAGAAAACAGAAATCTCACAGCCATGCTGTTTCGTACACGTCACAAAACTTGACAGACCAGTCTCTGAATCGGATTTAACAACCCATACCAAAGGAACTTCAAACGAAATATCAGCTCCTTTCAACTTTCAGCACGTCACAGGAACTCCCGGAAATGAACCACATTCTCTTTCCGGAAGTTTGCCAAATATAATGGGGAGCAAATTAACTTTGACGAGTACAAATAGTATAGATTCTGGGTTATCTGACGATAGGACTTCTTCTCGGACGTCTAAGTCATGA